A stretch of Rhinoderma darwinii isolate aRhiDar2 chromosome 4, aRhiDar2.hap1, whole genome shotgun sequence DNA encodes these proteins:
- the LOC142761214 gene encoding histone H3-like centromeric protein A — protein sequence MKPPQKSSSRRKSAQPQKKPAAPPQSPPSSGETSHRPSTQRRRRYRPGARALMEIRKYQKSTNLLIQKAPFFRLVREICLKYSRGVFYYWQSTPLMALQESAEAFLVSLFEDSYLFSHQANRGTLFVKDMQLARRIRVIPYGL from the exons ATGAAACCACCCCAGAAAAGCTCGTCCCGCAGGAAGTCGGCGCAGCCGCAGAAGAAACCTgcagctcctcctcaatctccgccaa gtagtggggaaacaagtcacagaccgagcacgcaacgaagaagacgctaccgcccaggagcccgtgcgctgatggaaataagaaagtaccaaaaatcaaccaatctgctcattcagaaagccccgtttttccgcctg gtgagagagatctgcctgaagtattcccgcggcgtattttactactggcaaagcaccccacttatggcgctacaagag TCAGCTGAGGCCTTCCTCGTGAGTCTCTTTGAAGATTCTTACCTCTTCAGTCACCAGGCCAATAGGGGCACTCTCTTTGTGAAGGACATGCAGCTCGCACGGAGAATCCGAGTCATCCCGTATGGACTGTGA